CGCTCGCGCAGCGGCGTCGCCCCCCACATCACCCGCGACACGCTCGCGAGCGCCGACGCGATCGAGACGTACAACTCCCGGCTGCTCACCGGGCGCTCGAACCGCCGGGCCGAGCGCTTTGCGGAGACGAACGATCTCCCGATGACGGCGGGCAGCGACGCCCACATCGCGGAGCTCGTCGGTCAAGCCGTCACGGAGATCGACGCCGACGAGCGGTCGGTCGAAGGTGTGCTCGACGCGATCCGTGCGGGCCGCACCAGAGTGGTCGGCAAGCGGACCCCGTGGCGGATCAGTTTCCGCCAGGCGAGCGGCGGCGTCAAACGCCGGATCAAGAACCGACTCGCGAGCGTCTTCGGGTAGGGGTTCGGTGTGGTGTCGCTCGGACGATCCGCGACGACCAATCGTCGACACGGTTGTGGACCGGGCGACGATCGGTCGAAAACGGGCGTTCGTTTCTCAGGGCTTTTGTAGCTCAACCCCGAACATCGGGGCGAGATGACTGCTGGCTCCGGCGAGTCGACGGACGCGGAGCGTCGACAGTGGTGTCACGATGCGCTCGACGGGACCTCGCGCACGTTCGCCATCACCGTCGACGTGCTCGACGAGCCGATGGCCACCCAGATCTGCGTCAGCTATCTCCTCTGTCGCGTCGCCGACACCGTCGAGGACGCCGGCCACATTCCCTCCGATGTCCAGGTCGATCTGTTAGAGACGTACGACCGCGCGCTCGATCCCGACGACACGACCGGGATCGAGGCGTTCGCCGAAGCAGTCGAGCCGTGGCTCCCCGCCGATCCCGACGCCGACTGGACCGTGGTCGCTCGTGCCCCGCGCGTCGTCCGGGCATTCGAGGACCTCGATCCGAGCGCGCGCGAGGCAGCCCGCGATCCCATCCGCGAACTCGTCTCCGGGATGGCGATGTTCGTCGAACGCTACGCCGATACCGAGGGCATTCGAATCGAAACCGTCGACGAACTGGAGGAGTACTGCTGGTACGTCGCGGGTACGATCGGGACGCTGATCACGAACCTCCTCGCACGGGACGCCTCCCCGGAGCGGACGCGCCAACTCCGTGAGAACGACCGCTCGTTCGCCCTCCTGCTCCAGCTCGTGAATGTCGCGAAGGACGTCACCGACGACTACCGCGAGGAGAACAACGTCTATCTCCCCGCGACGTGGCTCCGCGAGCACGGCGTCGAGCCCGACGGGGTCTGTGACCCCGAGAACACCTCCGCGGTCGCGAGCGTGATCCGGCGGGTCGCCGACCACGCGTCGGGCTACGTCGACGGCGCGCGAACCTACCTCGAAGCGACGCCCGAGACCCGCGGCAACACGCTCGCGGCGTGGACCGTCCCTTACCTGCTCGCGGTCGGCACCCTCCGCGAACTCGACGAGCGTGCCGAGGACGTCGTCCGTGATGGGGGTGTGAAGATCTCGCGAGCGGAGGTACTCGCGATCGTCGATCGCTTCTCGGACGGCGTCGACCGTGCCGCGATCGAACGGCTCCGAACACAGATCGCCGCCGCGCCCTTCCACCAGCACGCAAAACGCCAGCAGTCGAACTGATCGTTCATCGAACTGAGCGCTCACGATCGATTTTCTGCCCCCGCCCCCGGTCGCGACAGCAGCCCCACTCGATCCCATCAGATGTCGTTCCCGACGGTAGCGATGGCTTCACAACCGATCTGCACCGTGTCGGCGTCGAGGTCACTCGTGTGGAGATCGTCGGACGCGTACCACGCCCACGCGTCCGATCCGGGCTCGTCGTCGCCCGCGGGTTCGATCTCGCGACGATCCACACGGGCGAAGTAGACGAGATCGATATGCTGGTGGCTCACTCGACCATCGGGATGCACGTCGACGTCGTAGAGCATCCGGTACCGCGGCTGTGGGAGCGCCCGTCCGGCAGGCGCGTCGATGTCCGGCACGCTGGCGACGAGATCGGCGTCGAGCCCCGTCTCCTCGTGGACCTCACGGA
The Halococcus salifodinae DSM 8989 genome window above contains:
- a CDS encoding PHP domain-containing protein; the protein is MLSAELHCHSELSFDGRDPVDLLLSQAEAVGLDVLAVTDHDEIDASLAAAERASDYGLIGIPGSEVSSAAGHVLALGIDERVPAGLPFEETLARIREQDGIAVVPHPFQRSRSGVAPHITRDTLASADAIETYNSRLLTGRSNRRAERFAETNDLPMTAGSDAHIAELVGQAVTEIDADERSVEGVLDAIRAGRTRVVGKRTPWRISFRQASGGVKRRIKNRLASVFG
- a CDS encoding phytoene/squalene synthase family protein; translation: MTAGSGESTDAERRQWCHDALDGTSRTFAITVDVLDEPMATQICVSYLLCRVADTVEDAGHIPSDVQVDLLETYDRALDPDDTTGIEAFAEAVEPWLPADPDADWTVVARAPRVVRAFEDLDPSAREAARDPIRELVSGMAMFVERYADTEGIRIETVDELEEYCWYVAGTIGTLITNLLARDASPERTRQLRENDRSFALLLQLVNVAKDVTDDYREENNVYLPATWLREHGVEPDGVCDPENTSAVASVIRRVADHASGYVDGARTYLEATPETRGNTLAAWTVPYLLAVGTLRELDERAEDVVRDGGVKISRAEVLAIVDRFSDGVDRAAIERLRTQIAAAPFHQHAKRQQSN
- a CDS encoding NUDIX hydrolase; protein product: METTRHLTATVYVVNDGATALHEHPRLGITIPPGGHVDRDELPYEAGLREVHEETGLDADLVASVPDIDAPAGRALPQPRYRMLYDVDVHPDGRVSHQHIDLVYFARVDRREIEPAGDDEPGSDAWAWYASDDLHTSDLDADTVQIGCEAIATVGNDI